The genomic window CTGGGCGCTGTCGGCCGAGCTCACCGGCGTCGACGCCTTCGCGGCCTGAGGCACCGGGTGGGCCCCGGGCCGCACCGGAACCGTCCGCACCTGTCCTGGACCGTCCGCACCTGTCCTGGACCGTCCGCACCGGCCCGGAACCGTCCGCCCCGGGGCTCAGGCCCGGGGCGCTGGCGCGATCGGGTGAAGGGCGCGCCAGTCGGCCCGGCCGGTGGCCGGTGCGGTGGCCCGCACGACGGATGCTGGGGCGGACAGCCGTCCGCGCCCGGCCGCGGACCCTCTTCCGCCCGATCCGTGCCGCGCACCGGGCCATGACGCCACCGGAGGCCGACCCTGCTGGTGCTCTGCGTGATCTTCGCGCTCCTCGGGGCCGCGAGCAACGCCGCCGGGACGGTGCTGCAGCGCAAGGCCGCGCTGTCGGTGCCGGCCCAGGACGCGCTCAAGCCGCGGCTGATGGTGGACATGGTCAGGCAGCCGGTATGGCTGCTGGGCATCTGCGGAGTGGTCGGGGCGGCGCTCTTCCAGGCACTCGCGCTGGTGGAGGGGCCGCTGGCGCTGGCGCAGCCGGTCTTCATCCTCGAACTGCCCTTCGCGCTGCTGATCGCCATCCCGGTACTGCACCGCACCCTGCCCGCGTCGGGCTGGATCTCGGTCGGCTGCATGGTCGCGGGTCTGGTGGTGGCGCTGGCCAGTGCCGCGCCGGACGGGGGGACGGACCAGGCGCCGATGACCCGCTGGATTCCCGCGGTGGCGCTGTGCGCGGGGGGCACCGTCTTCACGGTCGCCGCGGCCAGGCACCGCCCGTCGGGTGCCACCCGGGCGGCACTGCTCGGCACCGGGGCCGCGATCTCCAACGCGCTGACCGCCGCCCTGATCAAGTCGGCCGCCAACACCTTCTCCGCCAGCGGCTTCGACGCCTTCCTGACCGCCTGGCAGACCTACGGCTTCGCCGTGTGCGGGGTGACGGCGGTCTTCCTGCTGGAGAACGCGCTGCAGGCCGGTTCCATCGCGGCCTCCCAGCCCGCCCTGACCCTCGGTGACGCGACCGTCAGCCTGCTGCTCGGGGTGCTGGTCTACTCCGAGCACATCCGCGTCGGCTGGTGGATCGTGCCGGAGCTGGCCGGGATCGCGCTGATCATCGCCGGCACCGTGCACCTGTCCCGGGCGGTGCCGCTGATCGCCGAGCTGGGCACCTGAGCGGACGGCCGGCGCCCCCGTGGGGGTGGGGCGCCGGCCGCCGGTGCGAGGGGCGGTCAGGGTGTGGCGACGGTGATGTTCGTCAGGCCCTTCCCGCCGGTCGAGGTGTTGGAGGCGTGGACGACGTTGGGGCTGCTGCCGCCGCACTTGCTCTTGCTGTTGTTGGTGACGTTGATGCCGTAGCCGTCCGAGGCGGTGACGGTGAACTTGTTGCCGGAGAAGGTGTTGCCGCAGCCGTAGGGGGACTGGGCGGTGTGCGTCTGGAAGCCGTCCAGGTAGGGGTCGGTCACGGTGTTGCCGTCGATCCGGTAGCCGTCGCCCTTGGCGTCGATGGCGGAATCCGCGGAGTTCTGGTTCTGCTCTCCGCTGCCGTTGAAGGTGTTGCCCGAGACGACGCCGTAGTCCGGCTGGTTCTGGCCGGCGTCGTGCACGAAGGAGTTCCTGATCACCCCGTCGGCGCTGCCCTTGCGGAAGTGCACCCCCTCGTCGCCGATGTTGCGGACCTCGACGCCGTCCACCGTGACGTGCGGTGAGGCGTCGAGGACGATGCCCTTGGCGGCGGTGTCCACAGTGAAGCCGGTCAGGTGCCAGTACGGCGCCCCGTTCAGCCACAGGCCGTACCCGACCCCGCCGGTCGGGCAGGCGACGGGCCGGGCGACTTTCCGGAGAACCGCCAGGAGATCGTCGTCCGTCATCTCGTCCCCGTCCTCGGACCGGAGCCGCGTGGTCCAGCGACTGGCAAGCTCTTCCAATTCGGCGAGGCTCGCGTCGGCCAGCGCACGAGTCAGCCGCTTCGGCAGAGCGAGCACCTCAACGCCATCGTTCAAGGGAGGAACGACCCACTCAGGCCAAGGCCGCCACGCATACAGCCGCTCAGATGACGGGGCCTCGGCCGAGGGCTCCTCGAAGTACATGTCCCACTCGGCAATGACCGTGTCCGGATCTATGAAGTGGCACCTGGCGGGCTCGAAGGCGGCACCGGGTCCCCGCAGCCGCGCAGCCGCCGCAGCCTCGTCGTCGGCGGCGAGGAAGAACAGGACGTCACGGGCCATCCCAGCATGATCGCAGCCCGGCGAACCGACGCGGCCAGTGACAGCTATCTCGACCGGCCCCACTCGCGCGATCGGCGCTCAACCTTCGCTGCGAGAGGTCACGTCTGAGCGGTTGACGACGAGTATCTGACTGCCCGGCGCGATGAGTTGTTCGAGCAGGCGGACGCGGTGGCGTGCGTGGACGGCGTGGTGACCCGAGCCCGAGCACCAGGGAGCATCGGGAGGCCCGATGCCATCGCGAGTGGCGATCACCCCGGTGCGCGGGGGAGCGGGGGGTCAGGACGGGGTGACCTCCGGGCGGGAGGACTCGGCCCAGAGGGTGTGGAACGTGCCCGGGCGGTCGGCACGACGGTAGGTGTGCGCGCCGAAGTAGTCGCGCTGGGCCTGGATGAGCGCGGCGGGCAGCCGCTCCGCGCGGAGGCTGTCGTAGTAGGCGAGCGCGGCCGCGAAGCCCGGCGTGGGGATGCCCAGCTCGGCCGCCGTGCTCACCACCCGCCGCCACGCGCTCTGCGCACCCCGCAGCGCCTCGCCGAAGTGCTCGTCGATGAGCAGCGTCGGCAGATCGGCCCTGGCGTCGAACGCGGCCCTGATCCGGTCGAGGAAGGCCGCCCTGATGATGCAGCCGGCCCGCCAGATCGCCGCGACACCGCCCTGGTCGACGTCCCAGCCGTATTCGGCGCTGCCGGCCGCGATCTGGTGGAAGCCCTGCGCGTAGGCGACGATCTTCGACGCGTACAGCGCCTGCTCGACGTCGTCGGCGAAGCGGTCGTAGGCCGCGCTGTCCAGGAGCGTCGGCGTCGGACCCGGCAGGTCGCGGGCCGCCTCGCGCAGCTCGGCGTGGCCGGAGACGGACCGCCCGAAGACCGCCTCGGCGATGCCGCTGACCGGCACCCCGAGGTCGAGCGCGGTCTGTACGGTCCAGCGGCCCGTGCCCTTCTGCTCGGCCTCGTCGAGCACGATGTCCACGAACGGCTTGCCGGTCTCGGCGTCGGTGTGCGCAAGCACCTGCGCGGTGATCTCGATGAGGTAGGACTCCAGGCGCCCGCGGTTCCACTCGCGGAAGACCTCCGCGATCTGCGCGGGCGGCAGGTCGAGCGCGTGCCGCAGCAGGTCGTAGGACTCGGCGATGAGCTGCATGTCGGCGTATTCGATGCCGTTGTGCACCATCTTGACGAAGTGTCCTGCACCGTCCGGGCCGATGTGGGTCACGCACGGCGTGCCGTCGTCGGCCTTGGCGGCGATGGCCTCCAGCATCGGCGCGAGCGCCTCGTAGGACTCGGCGGAGCCGCCCGGCATGATGCTCGGGCCGTGCAGCGCGCCCTCCTCGCCGCCCGACACGCCGGTGCCCACGAAGTGGATGCCGCGCTCGCGCAGGTCCTTCTCCCGGCGCCGGGTGTCGGCGAAGTGCGCGTTGCCCGCGTCCACGATGATGTCGCCGGGTTCGAGCAGCGGTGCGAACTCCTCGATCACCGCGTCGGTGGGGTCGCCCGCCTTGACCATGACGATGATCCGCCGGGGCCGCTCCAGCGAGGCGACGAAGTCCTCGGCGCTCTCGGACGGCACGAACCTGCCCTCGTCGCCGAACTCCTGGACCAGCGCCCGGGTGCGCGCGGCGGTGCGGTTGTGGATCGCGGTGGCGTAGCCGTGCCTGGCGAGGTTGCGGGCGAGGTTGCGGCCCATCACGGCCAGCCCGGTCACCCCGATCTGCGCCGTGCCGTGCGGCGTCCCGCCGCCCGGACTCTTGCTGTTCTGCGCCGCCTGGTCTGCGGAGGCCATGGATCCACCCTTTGTCGTATCGCCGGATGCCGTGCTGCTGACGGTGCTACAGACTGCTCCCTGCCCGCGATTATGGCCGACACATCACCGCGAAACGGATAGGCTCGGCGCGCCGCCCGCGCGGCCCTTCAGCGTTCGGCGACCAGCAGCGTCTGCAGGATCCGCCCGCACTCGCCCGTCGCGTCGTGCAACTCGCCGTGGGCCAGGCCCGCGCCGCCCGGAGCCGCGGCGGTGGCCGAGCGCAGGCAGAGCCACTCGCCGACCGGGTCGCGGTGCAGCACCAGGGTGACGTCGGTGTTGATGACCAGGCCGCGGTGGTGGTCCAGCTCGAAGCCGACCGCCCAGCTGCTGTCGGCCAGCGCCAGCGCCCTGGTCAGCGGGGTGTCCGGCTCGCCCGCGACCAGCGGCACCCGCTGCCGCGCCCAGGCCGTACCCGGTCCCGGCGTGTCGAAGCCCGGTTCGGCCGCGCCCGGCGCGCCCGGCGGGAAGCGCCACTCCATCGCCGAGACGTAGCCGTCCAGATACGCCCCGGCCATCGTCTGCGGCGGCTGCGGGCCCGGCAGCGGCGGTACGGGTGGCAACGGGCTCAGCGCCGGGGTGTCGTCGGGCGCCGCCACCAGCCGCCAGGCCCTGGCCAGCAGCACCGTCCTGCCGCCCGAGGTGATCCGGCCCTCCAGCAGTTCGCTGCGCCCGCCGCTGCGTATCGTCGTCACCTCCACGTCGAGGTCGCCGACCGGCACCGGGCGCGGCAGGTCGACCGTCAGCCGGGCGATCCGCATGCCCGGCCTGGGCCGGTGACCCTCCATCACCCGGCCGACCAGCGCGGACGGCGGACCCGCGTGCTGCGTCCCGGCGCTCCACGGCCCCGCCGTCGCGGGAGTGCTCGCGTACCGGCCGCCGCCCAGACTCCGGTAGAACGCCTCACTGCTCACACGGGACTCCTCGGCCGGGGACGGTGGCCGCCGATCGTAGCGACCCGCCGCCGCGGTACGGCTCCCGGGGCCGTACCGCGGCCGGCTCAGGTAGTCGCCTCCGCGCGGGACGCGAGTGCCAGCACCCGGTGGGCGCCGGCCACCACCGCGGGGTCGACGAAGCGCCCGTCGGGCAGTGCCAGCGCGCCCGGCGAGGCGTCGGCCGCCGCCACCGTCTCCCGGGCCGCGGCGATCTCCGGCGCGGAGGGCAGATACGCCCGCTCGATCACCGGCAGCTGGCGCGGGTGGATCGCGGCCCGGCCGAGGAAGCCCAGCGCCCGGCCGCGCCGGCAGGAGGCGGCGAGCCCGGTCACGTCCCTGACGTCGGGGTAGACCGACTGGGCCGGCGCCGCCAGTCCCGCCGCCCGCGCCGCGACCACCGTGCGGACCCGGGGCCACTCCAGCGCCTCCTCGTCGGCGACCCCGAGGTCCGCCCGCAGGTCCGCCTCGCCGAGCGCGATGCCCCGGACGGCGGGGTCCGCCGACGCGATCGCGAAGGCGTTCTCCACGCCGAGCGCGGATTCCAGCAGCGGATACAGCGCGGGTACGTCCCCGGCCTGGCGCAGCATCCGCACCACCCGGCCGACGTCGCCGGGCGCGCCGACCTTCGGCAGCCGCAGCCCGCCGAGCCCGGGAAGCCCGGCGAGCGCGGCCAGGTCGGCGGCGAGCAGCGGACCCTCCAGCGCGTTGACCCGGACATGCACGGCGGTCGGGCCGGAGACGGGGTCCGCCAGCAGTTCGGCCGTCGCGGCCCTGGCATAGTCCTTGCGGTCGGCCCTGACCGCGTCCTCCAGGTCCACCAGCACCACGTCAGCCCCCGACCGCAGCGCCTTGGCCACCACCTCCGGCCGGTCGCCGGGCGCGTACAGCCAGGTCAGGACGACGCCGGAGCGGCCGGGCTGCCGCCCCCCGGCCGCCTGCGGGTCACCGCCGGGGGCCGGTACCGAGCCCGCTGCGCGGACCTGCGGGCTCACAGCGCGCCCTCCTCGCGCAGCGCCTCGATCTGCGGTGCGGTCAGGCCGAGTTCGGCCAGCACGTCGTCGGTGTCGGCGCCGTGCGCCCGGCCGGCCCAGCGGATGCCGCCCGGGGTGCCGGACAGCCGGAAGAGCACGTTCTGCATCCGCAGCGGGCCCAGATCCTCGTCCTCCACCCGCGCCACCGTGCCCAGCGCCCGGAACTGCGGGTCGGCGACCACGTCGCGCACGTCGTAGACCGGGGCGACCGCGGCCTGCGCCGACTCGAACGCGGCCACCACCTCGTCCCGGTCGTGCCGGGCGATCCAGTCGCCGACCACCTTGTCGATCTCCTCGGCGTGCGCGGCCCGCCCGGTGCCGGTCGCGAACCACGGCTCGTCGACGAACTCCGGGTGGCCGACCAGCCGCAGCACCCGCTCGGCCACCGACTGCGCCGACGACGACACCGCCAGCCAGCTGCCGTCCGCGGTGCGATAGGTGTTGCGGGGGGCGTTGTTGGACGAGCGGTTGCCCATCCGCGGCTGCACATAGCCGAGTTGGTCGTACCAGAGCAGCTGCGGGCCGAGGACCGCGAGCATCGGCTCGATGATCGCCATGTCCACCACCTGCCCGGCGCCGGTACGGTCGCGGCCCGCGAGCGCCGCCATCACCGCGTACGCCGTGGCGAGCCCGGCCACCGCGTCGGCCAGGCCGAACGGCGGCAGCGTCGGCGGTCCTTCCGGTTCGCCGGTGGTCGCCGCGAAGCCGCTCATCGCCTCGGCGAGGGTGCCGAAGCCCGGGCGGCGCGCGTACGGGCCGAACTGGCCGAAGGCGGTGACCCGGGCCAGCACCAACCGGGGGTTGGCCGCGGACAGCTCCTCCCAGCCCAGGCTCCACTTCTCCAGGGTGCCCGGGCGGAAGTTCTCGATGATCACGTCGGCGGACGCGGCCAGCTTGAGCAGCACCTCGCGGCCGCCGGGCGTGGACAGGTCGACGGTGACATTGCGCTTGTTGCGGCCGAGGTGCTTCCACCACAGGCCGACGCCGTTCTTGCCCGGGCCGTGGCCCCGGGACGGGTCCGGCTTGCTCGGGTGCTCGACCTTGATCACGTCGGCGCCGAAGTCGCCGAGCAGCGTCGCGGCGCCAGGACCGGCGAAGAGCGTCGCCAGGTCCAGCACCCGGATCCCGGCCAGCGGTCCCGCGGCGGCCGGCGGGCTCGCCGGGGCGGAGCCGGGATCCGGCGGGGCGGAGGGGGCCGCTTCCTGCGGATGCGGATGGTGCATGGGTCCTACCTCTGTTTCGGTGTTCCGGTGTTTCCGAGGGTGTGTGCGGGCGGCTACGGGGCCGGGCGGGCCAGGGCGGCGCGGGCGTCGATGGCCGCGCGGTCCGGCATCGAGGAGGAGGCGCCGGGGCGTTCGACGGACAGCGCGGAGGCGGCGGTCGCCCAGCGAAGCGCGTCGGCGGTCGCGCGGCCCTCGCCGAGCGCCACCGCCAGCGCCCCGACGAAGGTGTCGCCCGCGGCGGTGGTGTCCACCACGTCGGCGGCCAGCGCCGGGACGGCCAGCGGCTCCCGGCCGCGTACCGCGTGCAGGCAGCCCGCCCCGCCCAGCGTGATCACCACCTCCGGTACCGCGTCGAGCAGCGCGCGGGCCGCCGCACGCGGATCGCGCTCACCGCTGAGCGCGGCGGCCTCGTGCTCGTTGGGCACCAACAGGTCGGTGACGGCCAGCAGTTCGGCGGGCAGCGGTTGTGCGGGGGCGGGGGTCAGCACCGTACGCACGCCGTGCGCCCTGGCCGCCCGCGCCCCGGCGAGTACGCCTGCCAGCGGGAGTTCGAGCTGCAGCAGCAGCGCGCCGGCCGCACCGATCGCCGCCTCGTCCTGCGATGTCAGCTCCTTCACCGTGCCGTTGGCGCCCGGCACCACCACGATCGCGTTGTGCCCCTCGCCGTCCACCACGATCTGCGCGATGCCGCTCGGGCCCGGCGCCGTGCGCAGCCGGCCGGTGCCGACCCCGGCGCCCTCCAGCGCGGCACGCAGCTGCCGGCCGAAGTCGTCGTCGCCGACCGCGCCGATCATCGTGACCGCGCCGCCCGCCCGGGCGGCGGCGATCGCCTGGTTGGCGCCCTTGCCGCCGGCGACCGTGCGGAACGACTCGCCGGTCACCGTCTCACCTCGGGCCGGTGCGGCCCTGACGTACGCCACCAGGTCCATGTTGGCGCTGCCCAGGACCGCGATCCCAGGAGGCCCTGCGGGCGCTGCGGTCATGACGTGCCTTCCTGCGGGAGGACAGCCAGCGCGGCGGTGCGCCGGGCCAGCGTGTCGAAGCCGATGCCGTCGAGGCCGCCGACCGTGGTCGACAGCCGGTTCTTCAGCGGGTCCGTCCAGCGGCCGGGCAGGGCGGCGGGCGAACCCGCGAGCAGCCCGGCCACGGAACCGGCCGTCGCCCCGTTGGAGTCGGTGTCCCAACCGCCGGACACCACGCGGGTGATGGAGCCGGTGAAGTCGCCGTCCGCATGGGTGAGGGCGGCGGCCAGCAGGCTCGCGTTGGGCACGACGTGCACCCAGTGGTGCCCGCCGTAGGCGCTGTGCAGCGCGTCCACGACGTCCGCGAAGCCCCCGGGCGTCCCGGTCGGCTCCGCGCGGGCCGCAGCGACGCCGAAACGCACCGCCGCGGCCAGCCGCGACCCGCTCGGCAGCACGGCGAGCCCGGCGGCCAGGCACTCATGGACGTCGGTGTCCCCGCCCGCCGCGCGGGCGATCGTCGCCGCGGCGAACATCGCACCGTAGACGCCGTTGGCGGTGTGCGTGAGCACCGCGTCCCGCCACGCCTCGTCGGCGGCCGCGACCGGGTCGCCCGGGTGCGTCCAGCCGTAGACGTCGGCCCTGATGAGCGCGCCGATCCACTCGCGGAAGGGATTGCGCCGGGTGGCGGTGTGCGGCGGCTCGATCCCGTCCAGCAGATTGCGGTACGCGACCCGCTCGGCGGTGAAGGTGCGGCCCGCGGGCAGCTCCGCGAGCCACAGCTCCGCGACATCGGCGGTGCTGAAGCCGTGGCCGTGCGCCTCCAGCAACAGCAGCCCGAGCAGCGGGTAGTTGAGGTCGTCGTCCTCCGGCATCCCGCTGATGTTCTCGGCCAGCGAGGTGCCCGCGCTGCGGCGGTTCCACGGATGCCGGGCGGCGACCGCCGGATCCAGCCCGACGGCGGTGAACCAGCCGTCCAGCGGCCAGTTCCCGGTCCCCCGGGCGATCTCCCGGATGCCGCCGAGCGTCAGCTTCTCCACCGGCTTCCCGAGCAGGCACCCGGCGGCCCGCCCCAGCCAGCCGGCTTCCAGCCGGACCGCCAGCCCCGCCCGGTCTCCTTCCACACGCCGCCGGGCGGCCGCACCGCTGGGGCCCTCGGCCGACCACGCCGGGGACGCCGCGTGGACGGCGGCCAGCGCCGTCGGCTCGTCCGCGGCGGACGGCGGCGGCACCGACGCCAGTTCGTCGAGCAGGGATTCCGCCAGGGCGCGCAGCGCCGCCGTGGCCGGACCGGGGGAGGCCCCCGCCCGGTCGGGGGCGAGATGGCCGCCCGCCGCCAGCCAGCGGCGGCGGACACCGGCGGCGTCGCGGCCGTCCTCCGCGGCCTGCCGCAGTTCGTGGCCGAGCAGGTCCTCGGGCTGGACCCAGGTCAGCCGCAGGTGCCCCGGCGGGGTCGTCATCGCACCCCCGCCACGGCCGTGAACGCCGCCTCGTGCGCCCGGCGGCGCTCGGTGTCCCGGGCGAAGACCTCCCGGGTCACGGCGGTCAGCTCGGCCGCCGGACCGTGCAGGTCGAGCCGGCTGGCCCGGCCCACCTCGGCGGTCCAGTCGGAGGGCACCGACCCGGCACCGCCGAGCACGCCGGCGACGGCTCCGCTCATCGTGGCGATCGAGTCGCAGTCCCGGCCGTAGTTCACCGAGCCGAGCACCGCGGGCGCGTAGTCGCCGCCGGCGACCAGCAACATCCCGAGCGCGACCGGCAGTTCCTCGATCGCGTGCAGCCGGGACGGCCGCCGGGCGCCGAGCGAGGGCTCGCGGTAACGCGGCCCGACCGTGTCGAAGGGCGCGACCGCCTCCCGCAGGGGCCCGAGCGCCTGCTCCCAGTCGTCGTAGGAGGCCGCGCGCTCGCACACCGCCTCGACCGCCGAGCGCGTACCGTCCTTGGCCAGCCCCAGCACCGTGTCCACCACGCTCGCCGCGGTCGCACCGGGGACGAAGGCCGCCGCCACGGCCGCGGCGAAGACCCCCGCCGCCTCGCGGCCGTACGACGACTGGTGCGGCGCCGCCACCTCCAGCGCCTCCGCGTAAGCCGCCGCCGGATTACCGGCGTTGACGACGCCCACCGGCGCCATGTACATCGCCGCACCGCAGTTGACGATGTTGCCGACGCCGGCCTCCCGGGGGTCCACATGCCCGTAGTGCAGCCGGGCCACGATCCACTTCTCGGCCAGGAAGATCCGCTGCAACGGCAGCGCCTCGGCCTCCAGTTCCGGTATCCACCGCGGCGTGGTGATCAGGTCGGGCACCAGGTGCTCGGCGATGCTGTACGCGTCCAGGTGGTCGCGTACTTTCGCGTAGACCCGGACCAGCGCGTGCGTCATCAACGTGTCGTCGGTGACGTGGCCGTCACCCTTGTGGTACGGCGCGATGGGCCGCGCGGTGCGCCAGTCGTCGTGGAACGGGCCGACGATGCCGCGCACCCGGCCGCCGTGCCGTTCGGCGATCTGCTCCGGCGTCCAGCCCTCCACCGGGCCGCCGAGCGCGTCGCCCACGGCGGCGCCGACGAGGCAGCCGGCGATACGGTCCTCAAGCGTCAGTTTCATGGATTCCGAGTCCTTCCTGGGCTGTGACGGCCGGTTCGATACCGGCCAGCCGTCCGGCCAACTCCACGAGGTCGAGACCGGCCAGCCGCGGCAGCGCGCAGCCGGCCAGAGTCCTGCACGCGGCCCGCCAGGAGGCGGGCAGGGCTTCCGCGCCGCCGAGTGCGCCGGCCAGCGCGCCGGCCAGCGCGGGCGCCGAGTCCGCGACCCGCGACAGGCACGCCGCGGCGGGCACCGCCTCCTCCACGGCGCCGTCACTGGCCAGGACCAGGGCGAGGGCGACCGGCACGGTGTCTGCGGCGGCGATGCCGTAGCTGTAGACGTGGTCGATGATCTGGTGTTCGAGCAGCGGGATCAGCCCGAAGGCCTGCCCGTGGCAGCCGCCGTCGGCCGCCCGGGCGGCCCGGGCGAGCGCCACGGCGTGCTGCGCGTTGCGGGCGATCTCCGAGCCGGGCGGCAGCTGGCGCAGCGCGCCTGCCACGCAGTCCGCCGCCGGCGCGCCGGCCAGCGCGAGCGCGACGGCGGCGGCCATCGCACGGGCGCCGTGCACCCCGTCCTCGTCCTGGGTGTAGCGCGCGTCGTACTCGGCGAGGTCCGCCGCGGCCGCCGGGTCGCCGGGGTGGACGACCGCCAGGACGCAGGCCCGCCCGCAGGCGGCGTCGTCGAAGAAGTGCGGGTTGTCGTGCCCGGTGGCGGGCGGCCGCAGGCCGGTGGCGAGATTGCCCAGTCCCGCTCGTACCGAGATCCTGGCCCGCAGCGGGATCACCGCGGACTCGACCTCGGGCGCGCGGGCCGCCGCCGAGGAGATCTCGGCGGCCAGCGACATCCATGCCAGGTCCACCGCGGCGCGTACCCGCCGGTCCCGGGACAGGTCGCTGAGCAGTGCCCCGCGCGAGGCGAGCACCGCCTCGGCGGTGAAGGCCGCCCACTCGGCGTCGTCGGACGGGCCGAGCCGCAGCGGCTCCGGCGGCTGGTTGAGGGCGATCGGCACCGGCAGGGTGGTCGTCTCGTTCTGCTCTGCGAAGGTGTCGAGCTCCCGGGTCAGGCGCCGGGTCCACTCGGGCATCCGCGCCGCCCGGTGCCGCGCCGCCGGCCACCCTGCGGCGTCTCCCGCCGCGAGCCCCAGCAGCAGCCCTTCCACCCGGGAACGGTCCCCGTCGCCGGACGCGGCGCCCTCCGCCGCCCGCCCGTGCGGGCGGCCGCCCGTGCCCGCCGGCGGGCGCGAGCCGGGACGCGACGCGTCGGTGCGGGCCGCGGGGACCTGGAGCTGCGGCACGGCGTCCTGGCCGGTGGATCCGGCGGCCGGCGCGTCAGCGGCGCGCGGCCCGGCCGGGGTCGGCT from Streptomyces sp. NBC_01198 includes these protein-coding regions:
- a CDS encoding ADP-ribosylglycohydrolase family protein; amino-acid sequence: MKLTLEDRIAGCLVGAAVGDALGGPVEGWTPEQIAERHGGRVRGIVGPFHDDWRTARPIAPYHKGDGHVTDDTLMTHALVRVYAKVRDHLDAYSIAEHLVPDLITTPRWIPELEAEALPLQRIFLAEKWIVARLHYGHVDPREAGVGNIVNCGAAMYMAPVGVVNAGNPAAAYAEALEVAAPHQSSYGREAAGVFAAAVAAAFVPGATAASVVDTVLGLAKDGTRSAVEAVCERAASYDDWEQALGPLREAVAPFDTVGPRYREPSLGARRPSRLHAIEELPVALGMLLVAGGDYAPAVLGSVNYGRDCDSIATMSGAVAGVLGGAGSVPSDWTAEVGRASRLDLHGPAAELTAVTREVFARDTERRRAHEAAFTAVAGVR
- a CDS encoding DMT family transporter, which produces MLVLCVIFALLGAASNAAGTVLQRKAALSVPAQDALKPRLMVDMVRQPVWLLGICGVVGAALFQALALVEGPLALAQPVFILELPFALLIAIPVLHRTLPASGWISVGCMVAGLVVALASAAPDGGTDQAPMTRWIPAVALCAGGTVFTVAAARHRPSGATRAALLGTGAAISNALTAALIKSAANTFSASGFDAFLTAWQTYGFAVCGVTAVFLLENALQAGSIAASQPALTLGDATVSLLLGVLVYSEHIRVGWWIVPELAGIALIIAGTVHLSRAVPLIAELGT
- a CDS encoding ribokinase; translated protein: MTAAPAGPPGIAVLGSANMDLVAYVRAAPARGETVTGESFRTVAGGKGANQAIAAARAGGAVTMIGAVGDDDFGRQLRAALEGAGVGTGRLRTAPGPSGIAQIVVDGEGHNAIVVVPGANGTVKELTSQDEAAIGAAGALLLQLELPLAGVLAGARAARAHGVRTVLTPAPAQPLPAELLAVTDLLVPNEHEAAALSGERDPRAAARALLDAVPEVVITLGGAGCLHAVRGREPLAVPALAADVVDTTAAGDTFVGALAVALGEGRATADALRWATAASALSVERPGASSSMPDRAAIDARAALARPAP
- a CDS encoding HpcH/HpaI aldolase/citrate lyase family protein, which gives rise to MTWLYAPGDRPEVVAKALRSGADVVLVDLEDAVRADRKDYARAATAELLADPVSGPTAVHVRVNALEGPLLAADLAALAGLPGLGGLRLPKVGAPGDVGRVVRMLRQAGDVPALYPLLESALGVENAFAIASADPAVRGIALGEADLRADLGVADEEALEWPRVRTVVAARAAGLAAPAQSVYPDVRDVTGLAASCRRGRALGFLGRAAIHPRQLPVIERAYLPSAPEIAAARETVAAADASPGALALPDGRFVDPAVVAGAHRVLALASRAEATT
- the gndA gene encoding NADP-dependent phosphogluconate dehydrogenase is translated as MASADQAAQNSKSPGGGTPHGTAQIGVTGLAVMGRNLARNLARHGYATAIHNRTAARTRALVQEFGDEGRFVPSESAEDFVASLERPRRIIVMVKAGDPTDAVIEEFAPLLEPGDIIVDAGNAHFADTRRREKDLRERGIHFVGTGVSGGEEGALHGPSIMPGGSAESYEALAPMLEAIAAKADDGTPCVTHIGPDGAGHFVKMVHNGIEYADMQLIAESYDLLRHALDLPPAQIAEVFREWNRGRLESYLIEITAQVLAHTDAETGKPFVDIVLDEAEQKGTGRWTVQTALDLGVPVSGIAEAVFGRSVSGHAELREAARDLPGPTPTLLDSAAYDRFADDVEQALYASKIVAYAQGFHQIAAGSAEYGWDVDQGGVAAIWRAGCIIRAAFLDRIRAAFDARADLPTLLIDEHFGEALRGAQSAWRRVVSTAAELGIPTPGFAAALAYYDSLRAERLPAALIQAQRDYFGAHTYRRADRPGTFHTLWAESSRPEVTPS
- a CDS encoding ADP-ribosylglycohydrolase family protein, which encodes MTTPPGHLRLTWVQPEDLLGHELRQAAEDGRDAAGVRRRWLAAGGHLAPDRAGASPGPATAALRALAESLLDELASVPPPSAADEPTALAAVHAASPAWSAEGPSGAAARRRVEGDRAGLAVRLEAGWLGRAAGCLLGKPVEKLTLGGIREIARGTGNWPLDGWFTAVGLDPAVAARHPWNRRSAGTSLAENISGMPEDDDLNYPLLGLLLLEAHGHGFSTADVAELWLAELPAGRTFTAERVAYRNLLDGIEPPHTATRRNPFREWIGALIRADVYGWTHPGDPVAAADEAWRDAVLTHTANGVYGAMFAAATIARAAGGDTDVHECLAAGLAVLPSGSRLAAAVRFGVAAARAEPTGTPGGFADVVDALHSAYGGHHWVHVVPNASLLAAALTHADGDFTGSITRVVSGGWDTDSNGATAGSVAGLLAGSPAALPGRWTDPLKNRLSTTVGGLDGIGFDTLARRTAALAVLPQEGTS
- a CDS encoding right-handed parallel beta-helix repeat-containing protein, which gives rise to MTDDDLLAVLRKVARPVACPTGGVGYGLWLNGAPYWHLTGFTVDTAAKGIVLDASPHVTVDGVEVRNIGDEGVHFRKGSADGVIRNSFVHDAGQNQPDYGVVSGNTFNGSGEQNQNSADSAIDAKGDGYRIDGNTVTDPYLDGFQTHTAQSPYGCGNTFSGNKFTVTASDGYGINVTNNSKSKCGGSSPNVVHASNTSTGGKGLTNITVATP
- a CDS encoding CaiB/BaiF CoA transferase family protein; translated protein: MHHPHPQEAAPSAPPDPGSAPASPPAAAGPLAGIRVLDLATLFAGPGAATLLGDFGADVIKVEHPSKPDPSRGHGPGKNGVGLWWKHLGRNKRNVTVDLSTPGGREVLLKLAASADVIIENFRPGTLEKWSLGWEELSAANPRLVLARVTAFGQFGPYARRPGFGTLAEAMSGFAATTGEPEGPPTLPPFGLADAVAGLATAYAVMAALAGRDRTGAGQVVDMAIIEPMLAVLGPQLLWYDQLGYVQPRMGNRSSNNAPRNTYRTADGSWLAVSSSAQSVAERVLRLVGHPEFVDEPWFATGTGRAAHAEEIDKVVGDWIARHDRDEVVAAFESAQAAVAPVYDVRDVVADPQFRALGTVARVEDEDLGPLRMQNVLFRLSGTPGGIRWAGRAHGADTDDVLAELGLTAPQIEALREEGAL
- a CDS encoding thioesterase family protein, which translates into the protein MSSEAFYRSLGGGRYASTPATAGPWSAGTQHAGPPSALVGRVMEGHRPRPGMRIARLTVDLPRPVPVGDLDVEVTTIRSGGRSELLEGRITSGGRTVLLARAWRLVAAPDDTPALSPLPPVPPLPGPQPPQTMAGAYLDGYVSAMEWRFPPGAPGAAEPGFDTPGPGTAWARQRVPLVAGEPDTPLTRALALADSSWAVGFELDHHRGLVINTDVTLVLHRDPVGEWLCLRSATAAAPGGAGLAHGELHDATGECGRILQTLLVAER